From the Penaeus vannamei isolate JL-2024 chromosome 20, ASM4276789v1, whole genome shotgun sequence genome, the window GTACTCGTATCCGAATATCTTAGTTTTCAGTCCAATAAAGGTTGAATAGAGGAGGAGGTCATAGTTAATTATTGTTAGGGTGGTGAGCCTTCTTATGGCTCGTAAGACCAATTTGTGCTCTGAATAATCGTGGGCATTGATCGCACTGAATTGTGGGAGGTGGCTGTGGTTGATTTGTTCTTTATGCCCGTTGCTGTTGTTTAGCTACCAGGTTGGCTCTTCTCATCACACGCCTGCCGCCAGTGTGTAGGTCCGGGCTAAGAGCTTCCAGCTACACCAAGCCTACTCCCACCACCCTTGTCCCATCGCCTCTAGTCTCTTTTAGGTagggttaggaggagaggaagagaaaggagataaggagggtgtTAGAGAGACAGTAGTTGGACTGAAAAGGCCGTTGGCGTGACTTTGTTTAGGGTGGACAACAATTTGCCAAAGTGATGCCCACACACTCTGGCTCCACACCTTCCTCCTGCGGCACTCAGGTGTGACGTACAAGACTGTGGTGTGGTGTTGCATTGGTCTGCCGATAATCTAGTCCACCAGATTCCTTCACCTAGCCTTTACCTAAGGAGGCATACCCTACAAGGCAGCAGGGGGGGTCTGATTATACCGTCAGACACTAGGTTGCTTGCATGCATTCTGTGATAAAACGGGGGACCACAGGAAGGTAGCATGCAAGTCGTTAATGGAAGGAAGGCTGTAGGAAGGTTAAGACTAACTTAGCCTAAGACACATGCACTCTAATCACCCccccaaatatatttatatatatatatatatatatatatatatatatatatatatatatatatatatatatatatatatgtatatatatatgtgtatatatatatatatatatatatatatatatatatatatatatatatatatatatattataaattttattttattttattttttttatgtgtatatttttcatttatagatGTAGTAATTCTTTTATTGGTgtaattttttccctttatacGTATCATAAAACTGATCAGACTAAGTAAGAATTATTAAGAGAACAAAATAGGTTCAAGCAAAACATTTGCTACACAGGCTGCTCAGGGTAGCCCATATTTTGATAGGCTGAGCAGGTGTACTTTGTTGTATGAAAGACCACAACAGGATAATTAGAACTTGGGTAGGCTGAAATTAGATGTTTCATACTACAGTAAATCTTTAGGTATCCATGCAGGTCCATCCCTTTTCACTAATTTCTTAATCTAATTCAGTGGCTGTTGGCACATCCTCTTGTAAAATTATCCAGTATCACTAAAGACATGGCCTCTTCTTGGtatacataatcattattgagAAGTGCTCATGGAACTTGGACTAAATAACTAAGTGACTAAGTTGCATATATTTTTAACCATTCCAAAATGGTGGTATGAAATGGCTTGCATATGCTTTTCCTAGGCACTTCTGTGTAAACCAAGGTCAAACAGGTAACCAGTTGACCTTTCCTAGCAGTAACAtattgagggggggagagaggaactgATCCCAGATTCTTCAGTGTGAGTTAGTCATGCAGATGCCTAGTTGACCTTCTTTGTCTGTAGCTTATTCCGAATGGAAAACATGGTATCATATCCTTGACAGAAATTTGGGATCACTCAGTGTATTGCCATTGAGTGTAGGGTAGCCTTTACTGGGATAGGCCAGACTAGAGGACCTCACAATGGAAAGACCAAAATAGGGTAGCTAGAACTGGGATAAGCTGAAATGGGGTACCACATACTTAATTTGGTGTGCTAATCAACAAAAATTTTGACTGATCCAAAAATTACTTTAAGTAACACTGTGATTGCTATAAGAAATTATGTATGATCTTTTACCTTGCAGAAGATGTCCATGATGGTTGATGAAGCTGATGTGGACCTCATGGGGTCGAGTGGAAGTGCAGGAGGTGGCAGCCGGGGATCTAAGCGTCCAGCGGAGACTCAGTCGCCTTCTGGCCGGCCCAACAAACGTCGGCGTGGCCCCTTGCCCATGGACTTCACTATCCACAGGATCAACAAGAGTCCAAGCTCAAGCCCTAATCCCAGCTTAAGTCCGAATGCCAGCCCGTGCCCCAGTCCTAGTCCTAGTCCAAATGCAAGCCCATGTGGAAGCCCCTGCCCAAGTCCCACTCCTCCCACAACACCCAGCTCTACACCAAGCCCGTGTCCGAGCCCCAGCCCCACTCCGAGCCCTGTTCCCTCCCTTGGTGGCAACCCTAGTCCTGCTCCTAGTCCACCTGGATCATTAACACCCAGCAGAGTGGAGGAACGGCCAGATTTACGGTCAGATGCATTGGCATTGACAAGACCTGAGCGCCCTGACACCCCAGTTTTCCAGCCCACAGGCTATGTTGGCACTCCGACCCCGGGGTATTCCCCAGGCATCATGAGTGTCTCGCCTCCTGGCTCACCTGCGTCGCCTTCCTTACCTGATGATCGAGCCATCACACCTCCTTCAGATTTTCACCATATGCTGAATGGAGGTTAGTGTTTGCTTGTTATTATTGATGAAAAAATATTTGGAATTTAATAGTGCTTGAAGTTGATTTTATTGCTTTTAGCTTTTTCAGTAGAATCACACTTCCTTCCAGGTTTTAGAACTAatgtgctgcccccccccccccccaaaaaaagaaagatacgtTACGAAGCTCAACTAGCTATCCTGTgcaaattattattcttttattggtGATGTAAATTATAAATTCACTTGTACTCATTTCCAGATGtaacacctccacccccaacaatGAGAGATGAAGATGTGGGATCAGAAGCCTATGACTTCGACCTACCTCCCCCAGCACCCAGTCTCACTCCTCCCCCAGAAATGATCTTTGAAGATGGTCTAGAGAAGAATGGGCCTGTGAATAACACTGAACCAAAGAGAGGAACATCACCATATTACCCAGTAGATACACAAGCCACAAAAGTTTATAATAAGGAGCTCAGAATGGCGTGCTTTAAAGAAGTTAAGAAACCTGGCAGAGGTAAGTATTTTCTGACTTTGCCTGCAGAGGTATCATAAGTATACCTTGTATTTGTAAAAACAGACAGTATATAGAATCTAATAAACAAGATAatggattaaaaaacaaaaaaaatcctcagATTTCAGAAGACTCTTCAACCAGCTCAACACTTTGCAAGGTTCCTATGAGTCACGGCTAAAGGTCGTGAAGGAAGTGGTGAATGAGGCAGGCCGATTCAAGAGGCACTCCCTGGTGAAGCTCCTGTCCCAGTTCCTTGACTCAATGACCAACATGGAGAAGGGCTTGGCAACCCAGCCTAGCCTCAGGGTGAACGGACACAGTAGATAGATCTGCTCATCACTTTTTATTTTACAAGAACTAAATGTGAAACAGTACAATATTGTAAGGAATCAATATgtcatatacacattttttgtgATATAATGAGGAGGACTGTAACTAAATTTAGATTGAAGTGTAGACCACATTGTAgactatttgttttatttattttttgtattaataatttttatatgcatatgtatttttttcaaagcAAATGGTAAGGcatgaaaacatttttttgtgggtttatagattttttttctttgaacaaTTTTGTACTCAATTTTTTATGTGTAAACatctagtatgtatatatatattttttcttctttttcttcttttttcttatggaAAAGGTTTGACTTTCACCAAGTGAAATTATATGTTTATGATTAGTAAACTTTaaatgtaaaaagagagaaaatacaattttatattttttattatttacatttttcagtgtctatgctatcatcattatacattttGTTAaattttcatgttattgttattatcacttaaaCATTAGAAATCCTTATGATGATTAAGTGAAAATCTGTGGAAATGCTCTTTGATCACACCCATAGGAACTTGCATTACAAGTTATTTTGTCGCTTGGAAGGCTGTTGAAAGTTCCCATTCATACATATCTGGAAGATTTTACTCAAGTCTTTGGATGCACTTGTAAAGAGTAAACAAGAAGGTAATTGAGAATTTATGCTAATCTCAGTTTAATAACTGCTATTTGTCCTTCTTTGCTATTTTCATTgtgttgtatttttatattctatgtaataattatattattagtaaGTCCTAATGTCTGTCACTCTTTACAAATTATGAATTTTTCCCCAACAAAACGCTGGAAAATAGACAGACATCACAGAGCATTGCTCATGCAAAGCTGTGCAGATTTTTACAATGTCATCAGTATCAGTCTGGTTTACTTCTTTGTACACACTATAAATGTTCTCTACAGTTAGGTTCCAACAAGAACGAAACAAGACCTTGCAAGCCTGAGGACTGTCTCTGACTTGAGCAAATGCAATGATTTAGTTTTGCACAAATAGTCTGTAAAATGGTCCTTAAAGTTGTTCCTGCTGTatagtgtttttctttatttttgttttgttatttatttgttgaaaTATTTTAACAGAAACCTCTAAAAGAGCCACTGTATTCTGTAACAGTGCAGTCATAACATATGTTGAGTGGATAAGGAGGCCAAGAAATTTATGTTTTTGAGAACAATTGCTTTGTGATGGTGGtgtaaatattgtgtatatttatattttatatacagtaTGCAAATACAGTTGATCCTCCAAAATGTGGCTTTATTACCAATCTCCTCAAGTTTAGGTTATTTTTTTCCAGTTGTTTTTCATATTGGATTTTTCAGGAATTTTAAatcggcattattattattgaattttcACATTCTAATTTGAGAAAATATAATGTAGATTGAAACTGTTGCCataatttctctcaaaaggaaatGTTGTTTTCATATCATGAGTCAGCCAGTGGTTCAATAATATTGACTAAGAATTTTTAAGAATTATCAAGTTGCAAAAACTATTTTAAGCAAAGaaaatttacaaaagaaaaatattgacagATTTCGGTTTCTATTATAGGGAAGGAATGTTGAGCTAAGAACCCTGATACTCTTCGTTTGAGGACCTGTATGTACAGGTAGTACAAAATAATTCAGCTGAGGCTTGTCAATCTGTATCAATATGAAGATTAATGATTACCAGTATAATTGTCTGTAAAGAGAAATTGACGAATTGAACTACATTCAATCGGATAATAGTAACATTGTAACAACCaatcatttccttcatttcctgtTAGACATAGTGGTCTTTCATGTTGGATGCGTCTTGATACCATTTCTTGTTTGAATGTCCCCCGATCCCATGcccattgttgtcgtggggggcttaggactaagacccaatgctggggatctccctaacttgggcctcagccctcgattcgactaattttgcatggtcttttccccctcctgcttttttgtttctgtccttTCTCCAAACCCTTCTATTAGAGtctactatccacttcctaaggtgtgagaaaggatgaaaggatgactTTGTACCAATCCTGAATGGCCTGAGGGAGCCATGTGCATGGTATTCCCCTGTTTTAGTTGTCTATCCTTTACACCTCAAAGGGACCTGACTGTTTCTTTCCCCAACATAGTCTAAGCTTACCAatgccagtaatgaagatgttatACCCTtcttaggggcaatgaggcttgccccttcatcaaatagccccattAATTAAAACTGTCCCGGTTTCCCGACCCCAGGGTCTTCTTTGACCATGACACTGAACACTGCAACTACTCAATCTCCaggagacattcctactctctcaacttcatcacctctacccccacaaccttcatcatTAATCACTCCATCCTACTATTTTGCCTTATTGTCcacctctccgtaatactaccttcctcaacaatactccctcttgcatacgtccccgtccttctactACCCCCATCCCTACAAACATCTTAAATGCTTTATTTAGCCCAACCAAATGAGACCAATTTTTCATGATCCCCCTTGCAGCTCCTCTGaaaacactcttctctttcagcagtacctccaaaaacaagtaggcagtcTCTGTAGCCAACCCAGTCGTTCCcgtcttgtcacagttacatccgaaacccaagctatagcattatcaactgGAACTGaactctctggcaaccccattcctgcagaacctcatccagcccttaatacttgtaccagaaTGGTCTtcatctccccagcaaactgccctatCTATAACAAAGATTCGTCATATTGTGGAGACTTACTCGCCTGCTTCACGGACTATGATGGACTATCAGTAcaatgctactccattcctcctagtcATCGTAAGAACCCTACCAACATTGCCAGAATtactttccgtagacatgaccttccctttaatGTTTACATTGGTGGAGAATCCCTCCCTGTCAATGTCTAAACTGTTGGCGTTAAGGAattcctgccaaacactgccattCCACAGACGGATGCCCCCTATGTGCCCAATCTGGTCATAACTGATCAAACTACTCTGCATAGTCACGCACATGTGGTAACTGTAgcagcccccataatgtattttataggggctgCCATACCTACAAAATGAGgtggcaactctcagatacagacTTGGTCTCACTCTATGTGCAGACAGACAAGAAGCACGTCGATGAGCTTTTTCTTATACTCCATACTCCCTCCCAATacctggctttgtgtcagtcacgaacggcctccgggagccatgggcacggtattcccttggttaattacctggcccttaccccttatggagaCCCTGAAGGGCAAACCATTTTCCCCGTTTATTCAGGGTcacatggccaataatgaagattctttacccttaacaggggtattaaggcttgccccttcatcccatccttccgatattcagcctcctaacactaatactccccacacatctactctctcccaacacaacccacccccttcaactccaactataggcacattctccctccctccatcccctctatcctttgcactccctcccggatacacacgagaatcactcatggcacaacaatgcccttctccagattccctacctcctaatatccctcctttacaccccctagctccttcccctgcaaattccccaacacgtacttgtgttatcattcgtaaatcaactaggatatagctctcctacattggaatattcgcggtttccgctctcataggtcagacctacgtcatatccttgcttcttataatccatctattatctgcctccaagagactttcctcacacaccctccaattccaattcccaattaccattttatctcttccccacactccctttatgtctcgtgtatacttatccatcataaaacaccttatgtcatacctcccatacaaacttctgtcccgtgcacagctattcgcatctttcttcgccgctggatcacagtgatttcagtctacttctccccatcccatcccattgactttactacctttgagactctaatttcccaactccaaccacctttcctcatagttggtgatttcaactgccgccacactctgtggggtgactctaccaccaactcccgaggccgatctctagaacgcttcctcttcacaaataacctaattattcttaattcagatcgccccacacactttgacatgcgcatacaatccttttcatgccttgacctctctctatgctctcctactttacatctagatttccattggtcagttctagaccacttcccctatagtgaccacttcccaatactcctttctcctacttcatatgtaccacttcctaatcctccacgctggtgctttgatagagctgactggcatactttcacttcactctctactatacctatccctccacccccttaccgtccatttcagatatgctacattgttttacaaccacgatcctaagagctgcctatacagccattcctcgaacttcaaaaccctatacttctaaatgtgttccatggtggaattctgattgcaccaaagc encodes:
- the LOC138865271 gene encoding integrator complex subunit 6-like yields the protein MGNYQDYLKKMTPPLREIESTPVRQHMFGNPFKIDKKMSMMVDEADVDLMGSSGSAGGGSRGSKRPAETQSPSGRPNKRRRGPLPMDFTIHRINKSPSSSPNPSLSPNASPCPSPSPSPNASPCGSPCPSPTPPTTPSSTPSPCPSPSPTPSPVPSLGGNPSPAPSPPGSLTPSRVEERPDLRSDALALTRPERPDTPVFQPTGYVGTPTPGYSPGIMSVSPPGSPASPSLPDDRAITPPSDFHHMLNGDVTPPPPTMRDEDVGSEAYDFDLPPPAPSLTPPPEMIFEDGLEKNGPVNNTEPKRGTSPYYPVDTQATKVYNKELRMACFKEVKKPGRDFRRLFNQLNTLQGSYESRLKVVKEVVNEAGRFKRHSLVKLLSQFLDSMTNMEKGLATQPSLRVNGHSR